Proteins encoded by one window of Geobacter sp. DSM 9736:
- a CDS encoding glycosyltransferase family 2 protein, whose protein sequence is MEIDIVVPVWNRPVETRSCLVSLVEHSPGARFIFIDNACDRETERLLHEVADALDHRALLVRTNSNIGLVPAINLGLSRAEAPFLGLVRNICRVGKGWLPPILEFARSHPDAGVLMPLLLPEGASEKRMPANCSPAMEASEASIDAMVLRRELYERAGGLDEGLDAAVWCARDYARRAHREGFLAFTIGTSVVFRSPEATLGSPSKREEVVRRSAMLYRERWEDDSSFCIHFPGEVTQESIQQRLDLFLAAARQGHRVTLLVSAKLSRRLSEMGMSRVHENIRMEQLPRLFTAGGAQKLLAAVRQAYSRTTAVTGVDGIPFPGEPEAIPFSRFEELVRAAEAERFRPLTARDDVQQVTETGGFA, encoded by the coding sequence ATGGAGATAGACATCGTCGTTCCGGTCTGGAACCGGCCGGTTGAAACGCGATCCTGCCTCGTGAGCCTCGTCGAACATTCTCCCGGCGCCCGCTTCATTTTCATCGATAATGCCTGTGACCGTGAAACCGAGCGCCTTCTCCACGAGGTAGCGGATGCCCTCGATCACCGCGCGCTCCTCGTTCGCACCAACTCCAATATAGGGCTCGTGCCTGCAATAAACCTCGGGCTGTCACGCGCGGAAGCCCCTTTCCTCGGGCTGGTGCGCAACATCTGCCGGGTCGGCAAGGGGTGGCTTCCTCCTATCCTCGAATTCGCCCGCTCCCATCCGGATGCCGGCGTTCTCATGCCCCTTCTGCTTCCGGAGGGAGCATCGGAAAAGAGGATGCCTGCGAATTGCTCCCCCGCAATGGAGGCCTCAGAGGCTTCCATCGATGCCATGGTTCTCAGGAGAGAGCTGTACGAGCGGGCTGGTGGGCTCGACGAGGGGCTGGATGCAGCCGTGTGGTGTGCCCGTGACTATGCCCGCCGAGCTCACCGCGAAGGTTTTCTTGCCTTCACGATAGGGACGAGCGTTGTATTTCGCAGCCCGGAGGCGACGCTCGGCTCCCCCTCGAAACGGGAGGAGGTCGTCCGGCGCAGTGCCATGCTATACCGGGAGAGATGGGAAGATGATTCCTCGTTCTGTATTCACTTTCCTGGCGAGGTAACCCAGGAAAGCATTCAGCAGAGGCTCGACCTGTTTCTGGCAGCCGCGCGGCAGGGGCATCGCGTGACGCTCCTCGTATCGGCGAAGCTCTCCCGGCGGCTCTCCGAGATGGGGATGAGTCGGGTTCACGAAAACATCCGTATGGAACAGTTGCCTCGCCTCTTCACCGCAGGGGGGGCCCAGAAGCTTCTGGCAGCTGTTCGCCAAGCCTACTCCCGCACTACGGCGGTGACCGGGGTGGACGGTATACCCTTTCCGGGGGAACCGGAGGCGATACCTTTTTCCCGTTTCGAGGAGCTTGTTCGTGCTGCCGAGGCTGAACGGTTCCGGCCGCTGACCGCTCGGGACGATGTGCAGCAGGTTACTGAAACCGGAGGATTTGCATGA
- a CDS encoding D-sedoheptulose 7-phosphate isomerase: MTSEILSQLRAHQAVMSLIEKELVEKVAALVDMMADALGSGKKVLVMGNGGSAADAQHLAAEIVGRFKMERRALPAVALTTDSSILTALGNDYGFESIFRRQVEALASPGDVVIGISTSGTSGNVHSALTLAAGMGCRTAGLLGRDGGTIRDIVDIDLTIPSDDTPRIQEGHITLIHIVCDLVERRLFS, encoded by the coding sequence ATGACGTCAGAGATACTGTCGCAGCTCCGCGCCCATCAGGCGGTGATGAGCTTGATCGAAAAGGAACTCGTGGAGAAGGTCGCCGCATTGGTGGATATGATGGCGGATGCTCTTGGAAGTGGGAAAAAGGTGCTTGTGATGGGGAACGGCGGATCGGCGGCCGACGCCCAGCACCTGGCGGCGGAGATCGTAGGGCGGTTCAAGATGGAGCGGCGCGCGCTGCCGGCCGTGGCCCTTACGACGGACTCCTCGATCCTGACGGCCCTTGGAAACGATTACGGGTTCGAGTCCATTTTTCGGCGGCAGGTGGAAGCACTGGCTTCCCCCGGGGATGTGGTGATCGGCATCTCCACAAGCGGCACGTCGGGAAACGTCCATTCCGCCCTTACCCTCGCTGCCGGAATGGGGTGCCGCACCGCAGGCCTCCTCGGCAGAGACGGGGGTACCATCCGGGACATCGTTGACATCGACCTCACCATACCCAGCGACGACACGCCGCGGATACAGGAGGGGCACATCACCCTGATCCATATCGTCTGCGACCTTGTGGAACGTCGGCTTTTCAGCTGA